From Quercus lobata isolate SW786 chromosome 1, ValleyOak3.0 Primary Assembly, whole genome shotgun sequence, one genomic window encodes:
- the LOC115990767 gene encoding transcription factor TGA2.2 isoform X2, whose product MQSFKAVPANPQMYYHSNFFLRGDGSGRDQTRFSDLGELEQSAAAFHHDDAVDLSPNSIFNIKPVSVAVVPNSLHYGTLNTSIGCVDTGQQFGIGAALANGQHIENWGDSAMAADTSQQTETSTDVDTDDKNQFHGVQNGALVAVDSMEQSKGKSGDQKILRRLAQNREAARKSRLRKKAYVQQLENSRQRLTQLEQELQRARQQGFFIAPGISGDHSHPMAGNAALVFDMDYARWLDEHQKLINDLRSAVNSHMGDNDLRLLVDGVMAHYDEIFRLKSIGARSDVFHMLSGMWKTPAERCFMWLGGFRSSELLKILGNHLEPLTDSQLMGLCNLQQSSQQAEDALSQGMEALQQSLVETLSSTSLGPNGSGDVADYMGQMAIAMGKLATLENFLHQADLLRQQTLQQMHRILTTRQAARALLVISDYISRLRALSSLWLARPRD is encoded by the exons atgcagAGTTTCAAGGCAGTTCCAGCTAACCCACAAATGTACTACCACTCCAACTTCTTTCTTCG GGGAGATGGAAGTGGGAGAGACCAGACACGTTTTTCGGATCTTGGAGAGCTTGAACAATCCGCTGCTGCTTTTCATCACGATGATGCTGTTGATTTAAGCCCAA ACTCAATCTTCAATATAAAACCGGTTAGTGTTGCTGTTGTTCCTAATAGCCTACACTATGGGACCTTGAACACG AGCATTGGGTGTGTGGACACTGGGCAGCAATTCGGTATTGGTGCTGCTTTGGCAAACGGACAGCATATTGAGAACTGGGGTGACTCTGCCATGGCTGCAGACACCAGCCAACAAACTGAAACTTCCACAGATGTTGACACCGATGATAAAAACCAA TTTCATGGAGTTCAGAATGGAGCACTTGTGGCTGTAGATTCCATGGAACAATCTAAGGGAAAATCTGGTGACCAAAAG ATACTCAGAAGGCTGGCTCAGAATAGGGAAGCTGCAAGGAAGAGCCGTTTGAGGAAGAAA GCATATGTCCAGCAGCTGGAGAATAGTCGACAAAGGCTAACACAACTAGAGCAAGAGCTCCAACGAGCACGCCAGCAG GGTTTCTTTATTGCACCTGGTATTTCTGGGGATCATAGTCATCCAATGGCTGgaaatg CTGCCCTAGTATTTGATATGGACTATGCACGCTGGCTTGATGAACATCAAAAGCTGATCAATGATCTAAGATCAGCTGTGAATTCTCATATGGGTGATAATGACTTGCGCCTTCTTGTTGATGGCGTAATGGCGCATTATGATGAAATTTTCAGGCTGAAAAGCATTGGTGCAAGGTCTGATGTATTTCACATGCTTTCTGGCATGTGGAAGACACCTGCCGAGAGGTGTTTCATGTGGTTGGGAGGATTCCGTTCATCTGAACTTCTCAAG ATACTGGGGAACCACCTCGAACCTTTGACAGATTCACAGCTGATGGGCCTATGTAATTTGCAGCAATCTTCCCAGCAGGCTGAAGATGCCTTATCACAAGGGATGGAGGCTTTGCAACAATCCCTTGTGGAGACACTTTCTTCAACCTCTTTGGGCCCTAATGGTTCTGGCGATGTTGCTGACTACATGGGACAAATGGCAATTGCAATGGGCAAGCTTGCGACGCTAGAAAATTTCCTTCACCAA GCTGACCTTTTGAGGCAGCAAACACTGCAACAAATGCATCGAATTTTGACCACTCGTC